gggagcttaagcttacattggctaaatactgtcaggaaacagggttaaagtggcctcaggtacttcccttggtcctgtttcaccttcgtactcgcccaacccgtgtattgggattatccccctttgaactgctctatggacacccccctttcaaaggcagggcgctaccacgtgctgatgtttcactattgggaggggatcatatgaccgcgtgccagtttctctccctacaggctcgcctccgtaccctttgaaaagcctcgcagttttcccagaccgtgccacTGGAAGAACaaatccacccgttccaaccaggggacttcgtctgggccaaaaagttcgttcgtggcgacaccctccagccaaggtttactggaccccaccaggttcttttaacaacccagactgcagtgttcctggaaggacgcaaatcctggatccaccactcccacgtcaagccagccgtagtggaccacagtgacgaaccagcagctcttgccaccactgaggacactgcctccgaccagtggaccagcttacctctttcagacatcagacttaaattgactcggcaaaaatgagaggaccttttattctgacaactgtatgttttttattatgcctttttagtttattttctgcttatgaagataatgcttttattagatattcccacgaggttaaaactcgtattttaggaaatagaagtaattgctgggtatgtactcaatttccagtaaatgcagaacagggactccccttcacacccattcccctgaccactgctaatatgacttggatgccaccggctagagaaaaaatccagtccaacacaatcttacatgggacaaaacaggagtgccaattaacagatatctcagggtaaccaatcagacaggatcactgtgttttgttaaagaaaaggggtcaacttttgtgggaacaagtaaatgcaacatgtattttaatggcaccgcctttagtaaaaatcttggcttcaagccttgcgcatcccacttatcccatatgtggatccctcaccccgatccaactttttcatgggtgggcaagccttcagagtcagcttttaagaagccctgctcagatcacgagggtgtccaactaattgctaagggatatacgattgccttctacaactgctcaagcagtactacactgccctttgaaaacaccactaccaaattgtgcctctgcagttcgcacaacgacccctctgcgttaccaggggaacaATGGTCCAacggtgggttacctcctactttgagcaatggaatacccgaaacgcattgtatggaacatactgggtgtgcgggcccaaagcttattactttctctcccctgattgggcagggtcatgttatttagcgtggctaacaccgccttctcgcatctccctcactccccctcattttccccacgttcgtaacatccgtgaaaccttcagagatattaatatccgtgatggtttgtcatggcagcggtgggctggtctcattagcttgaggggtggtgtcatccgtctacagggactactagagtcTTTAACCAAtaaaactgcgaccctatttgagaatcaggccggggaaatgtcccagctgcgccagttagctttgcaaaaccgaatggctttagacataatgttagcagcccagggaggaacttgcgccctcataaatgaagaatgctgtgtttttgtaaatgacacctaccctgacacttttcaacgtaccaaacatctaagggaaatggctaagaactactcctctggccagccaccttatgattggtggaaagccttatggaattggctgcctggatttgggtgggttaaaaaactcttggtgggtattgttggggccatagtaatccttataatactgtgttgctgtattcagtgtgtcccctccctcatagactcatgtgggtcagtttattcttttcctacttcagccaagggccttactctcttcgagttggcccaggctgaaattgccaagtggcccttggctccttaaaatggggtgtagcttttggtaaatagttatcccaaagctacaaatggaggaatgttgagtctgaacttttgatgagcttaaacttaacccagacttgatgtctctgtctgaacttttaatcaaagctctgacctgcgaactactcatgacacccccttccccttaagtagccatctccccttttgtctttttgaatctacattttaacctgttttatcctgtagaatcttgattaattatgcatgaccattatgatctgttaatcactttgtttacttctgtgtataaatattgatgctcacccctaataaacttgccacacttactccgaagccttttaagctaaggatagtgtgagcccgttgatcaacgaattggtgtctggtctctgacagattgtgagccccataccaactccgcacgaactcgggtgctggagaggtgagtaaggacttgctttttacctaacaccagtacaaaagtttgagaatcactgcactACGGTAATAACATTGTGTGCTTCTCTTGTGGCAGACTGACAAGATCCtgtaatatcctgaacaaacTTTATGGAATTAAGctaaactttactgaattaaaaTAAACCTTACTGGATTAGGGTAAATACCTTTGTACATTGTAttcaaaatgcaattgtgtatgtgttattgtggcattgtatgtaTCTTCTCTAGTAGCAGGGGGATACTAATGAACTTCCTCCTTACCAACCCTTTGAAGCCACCCCCCTGCAGAGATATGCCTAtcctagttcaaactggattctccagggaccaagaGACAAGGAGAAATCTTTTGGATAAATGACCTGGGTTTAAAtggactcagggccttcttcctgatccagcaaacagatgtGACCTTTGTAGGGTTGGAAGGATAGGGCCTGCCAGAATGCATGTTAGCATGTGTATAGGTTGAGGTTCTGTTCTcgtttttaatgttttcactgTCGTGCTTTTTACCTTATATCTGCAACAACTCTCTGTTATCAGTATCTGAAGAGAAAACAAGCAAGTCTATTTAGTCTCTGCAGTGAAGGCAGAGAATTGTGCAGCAGAGCCATACCCTGCTCAGATGGGACTGAGACGCAGGCAACAGCTGGGGAAGCCGAGAGtgagtgcccttgctggacctcaggggagggggagaaatacaggtgcagttaccctgaatgGTGAGTCATGTTCTGGAAAAATGCAACATTGTATGCACTCTTTACAAAAATTATTATGCCCTTATATCTGGAGAAACATTGAGCCATCTATTGCTGTGTTCCATGCAAATTCTCCATATCCTCTCGGCTTCAAAAGCCGGATATAGACAGTAAATATTGTAAGTATACGACCAAGCTAATTcttggcttcttatttacaaaggATCCCAGACCTATTACATACCATTTTCCTGATCTTACGCATGCACCACCACATCAAGCCAAAAAGGAAGAGCATTTGGCTTTGATGTCCAGCAAAAATTTGATGATTAATCACAAAAAAGGAAATAACTTGATATacatacagacagacacacacaaaatcttgGCACAATATGCAAATCTCTTATGCTAAGGGCAGACACAgcaagccagattctgatctcaggcctggtctacactagaaaattaatttagtttaactacattggtcaggggcgtgaaaaatccACGACCTTGAGCAGCgttgttaagctgacctaagtcaccccgtgtagacagtgctacgttgatggaagaattcttctgttgatctatCTTCTGCCtctgggggaggtggattacctacactgacggGAAGGGCTTTTCCCATTTACGTAGCTAGCATCTACAGTGAAGCGCTATAGCCTCAGTTGCAgtagtgtaaatccaaagtaactccactgaagtcaattagtgAGATCAGGAGTTGGTGATAAAGAGAGCAGTGCTGAACTAAACTGGTTCCTGAACTGAATGGAGGCAAGCCAGTGCAGTTGTTTAAGAAAACTGGCTAAATGTGGTCGAGCGTGACCTGGCACAGTACGACTGTGTTTATTTGACGGTGCTTTTTCCCAGGCTACACTAGTCTTATAGACCTTTGTTACCTTTACTCCTTTTCAACAAAGGAGTAGGTAAACAGAAGAAAGTGCCTCTTATCATTCACTTCTGCCTTTCTTGCAATTTCTCCAGTACAACAGTAACCACACTGTAGTACTTGCAAAAAGGCTGTTGGCTGAGGTGAGAGCTAATTTGTTTAGAATTACTAAGAGTAGATATCCAGAAAATAAGATTTGTGATAAAGTCAGAGTTTACTAATGCAATTGATAGCTCTATAAACACTAAATGCATGAATTGTAACTTTTATATGATTAATCTAATTGATAACTTGAAACAACAGCTTTACAAGAGCTCACTGGGtacagtttattttgtttttaatgattgACTCATTTAGCAGTTCGGTGAAATTTGAATATTTTATAGAATAGTACTTAAAAGCTAAGATTGGATCATTTGGTTATTCTCTAAAGGCCCGACATGGTTAATTTCAACCCACTCAGGATCTTAgtcctgatttttaaaacaaactataatTAAAACTATTTACTCTtattgaaaaaaggcaaatatagtgcccatctttaaaaaagggaagaaggagaacccggggaactacagaccggtcaaggaaaccattttgaagcccttggaggagaggaaggtgatcaggaacagtcaccatggattcaccaagggcaagtcatgcctgaccaacctgattgccttctatgatgagataactggctctgtggatatagggaaagtggtggacgtgatatatcttgactttagtaaagcttttggtacggtctcccacagtattcttgccagcaagttaaaaaagtatgaattggatgaatggactataaggtggatagaaagctggctacattgtcgggctcaatgggtagtgatcaatggctcgatgtctagttggcagccggtatcaagcggagtgccccaggggtcggactggggccggttttgttcaacatctttattaatgatctggatgatgggatgaattgcaccctcaggaagttcatagatgacactaagctagggggagaggtagatatgatggaggatagggatagggtccagagtgacctagacaaattggaggattgggccaaaagaaatctgatgaggttcaacaaggataagtgcagagtcctgcacttaggacggaagaatcccatgcactgcttcaggctgggaccgactggctaagcagcagttctgcagaaaaggacctggggattacagtggatgagaagctggatatgagtgagcagtgtgcccttgttgccaagaaggctaacggcatattgggctgcattagtaggagcattgccagcagatcaagggaagtgattattcccctctattcggcactggtgaggccacatctggagtactgcgtccagttttgggccccccactacagaaaggatgtggacaaattggagagagtccagcggagggcaacgaaaatgattaggggggctggggcacatgacttacgaggaagagaactgggcttgtttagtctgcagaagagaagagtgaggggggatttgatagccttcaactacctgaaggggggttacaaggaggatggagttgcagtgggggaggtctaggttggatattgggaaacattatttcactaggagggtggtgaagcactggaatgggttacctagggaggtggtagaatctccatccttagaggtttttaaggcccgtcttgacaaagccctggctgggatgatttagttggtgttggtcctgctttgagtagggggttagactagatgacctcctgaggtctcttccaatcctaatcttctatgattcacaataatcatttgtaagtttaactacAATATAATTCTAGACTTGGTTTTGTTACTAAAATTCTTAAGCTCCATTTTGTACAAATGGGTTTGTTATTATAAGGCTGCTCATGAGTGCTGGGGAGTTTTGCTCTGGTTTTATTATGGTAGGGTTACTCATCACAGGTTGGTATGTTCCTGGAGCGTGTTTGTGAATGCTGGGTAAGGGGAACACTGGAGTGTTGCTGTAGAGTTGTTGCTGTGAGATGAGCTGCTTgcacttttgtttttgtttaagaaaaaactCAAACAATATATTTTGCTGCCttctaaaaaaaacaacaacatattaACTAATCTATACTAAATGTCACGTGGGGAATATCCCCTCTCAGGCTGGGAAGCTCCTTTCCTTACTTCTGCCTGAAATGAAACCTACATTTCACGGGGCTTACAATTGCACAAGTCACAGGCCCTGCACTGTGCCAACAGCAGTCTGTGCTGCTAGCACGGTGATAACCTGACACATATGCCATGCACCCACTAGTTGTGCCTGCTGGGATTGCTCTTAGGATTTGCTGGCCATTCTCTGTACTGTTCTAATGTGCAATGGAGCACAGAACAGGGGCTGTGCACTGTATAAGAATCTCCAGGGCAGCTCGCTCCCAGTAGGAGTTGTGGAACTTCATGAGTTTTAAgacagagctggacaaatttatgagtgcaattgTCTGACAGGGTTGCTTCTGATGGTAAGGGGCAAGGCTCACTTCCAGTTTCTGTTTCCTTcatcagggtttcagccagccacctggAGGGATCAAAAAGGGATtatttttctcccccacccaaTGTAttctgttttgggttttttttattgttttatttgtttttgtctccttcctctgaagcaccagagATGGCCTGGGCTGGAAATGGAAACTGGATaaggagggccagggctctgaggtgggcgGCACCAAGCACGCTCTCTCAGGTGctattcttgctcacatgctcagggactgattgccatatgtgggatagggaaggaatttttccacaGGTCAgtctggcagtgaccttgggggggtttcatcttcctctgcagcgtggaatGAGGGTCACTTGCCAAAGTTATATCTGGGTCTATCTCACTTAATCAcgtccctgccattgcaggggcctcaggcactgaTGCATCTTGGTCCCTTGTATTGTCTCcctgtggcacataacagtctagtctccAGTGGGCTGGAATACTTCGGTCTAATTTGAGTTGTTGGGTTAGTATACacgtgctgggtggtgttggtggcctgtgatatacaggggggtcacactagatgatctggtggtcccttctggccttaatctctatGACTCTAACTCACCAGAGTCAGTTAAAAGGACATTACATGTAAACCACTGGAAAGCATCAATTCCACTTAAATTAAAGAATAAGAGAGGTGATGCAATGGTGGGGAAAGCAAAGCTTCATCTGTTGATGGGTCACACACTTGGCATATAGGCATGGGGCTAAGAGCACAGAATAACCCACTACATTTTACCTaacttcaccccaccccacctcctgctccacccccagactGCCACCCCTGCCCTCCTTATGCATCAGATCCCTATTCTATGCGAAATCaacctgtcacggactcacagatcgtgcccactcttggccccgtgcggtccctgggaggaacccccttcagtgtgacagcccttctcgggggtccactctctcgggggttaagcccctccacctcctggagccgcacctctcggagccttagcacacctgtttctcgccgtgggctccctcagggagtccactcgctctggacccccagggcctccactccCCAAAGGGAATAATgtaaccctgttctctagactggagtgacactcagccagtgtaaaacaggaagGTTTATTGAGCATTTGAACATAGCACaagaaactctcagggccctcgAGCCTGgcttccctcagcacagcacatccaagtctcccctgcatcaaggtgggctctgcctgctctccctctccagcccagagccctcctgcttcccagctgggcatctgatatcaccacCCTcaagccctgcctctgtccattgtcttctctccaggtaaacagggtcgcctgggcctcctctcctctcttccgtCCTCTGGCCGGAACCGGCTTGTTAGGTCACCGGGGGTCCTCTCtttacagcccattgtcctcccactggccagaactggctgcgactcctgagctgggcctctgggtcaccaggtcgccagtcgctggggtatccattctccaggccattggctggggtcccaagttccctagctggtcctctgtaacaacaaactccctctcccatcacctcgttaaaccagtaacacccagggaaacggAGTCCcgccccctctgcatgcaaaccattggaaaaacaagaaaaaaacaagacaattcccccacttcatcacacaacCCCACCATTGATTCCCCATCCCACCCTATCCCCAGCTTCACCTAACCTCTACTCTCACCCTACCCTACCTCTGTTCCCTACCACATcccaccctagggtgaccagatgtcccgatattatagggacagtcccgatttttgggcctttttcttatataggctcctattaccccccacccccgtcccgatttttcacatttgctgtctggtcaccctatcccaccccaacccctcacccaCCTGACCCAACTCACAGCCCATCCCAGCCTAACCTCAGCTCCATCTCTGAACACTACCCCACCCTACCTTCCCCTGCTTCTGACCCCACCCCCAGATCCACCTGACCCTACCCCACCCTGCCttccactaccccacctctgacccaATCCCACCCTGCCTTCCCCCGCCTCCACCCCAGTGCCATCTCTGACCCCTACCCCACCCTACCTTCCCCTACCCCATCTCTGACCCCTACCTCACCCTGCCTTTCCCCGCCTCTGAGCCCTACCCCACCCTGCcttccactaccccacccctgacctcTACCTCACCCTGCCTTCCCCCCGCCTCCACCCCAGTGCCATCTCTGACCCCTACCCCACCCTACCTTCCCCTACCCTACCTCTGACCCCTACCTCACCCTGCCTTCCCCCGCCTCTGAGCCCTACCCCACCCTGCcttccactaccccacccctgacctcTACCTCACCCTGCCTCCACCCCAGTGCCATCTCTGACCCCTACCCCACCCTGCCTTCCCCCGCCtctgccccctaccccaccctaCCTTCCCCTGCCTCTGAGCCCTACCCCACACTGCCctaccccactcccagccccgcctCGAGTCGCCCCCCGCCCCGACCCCTCCCCGCGCTCCCCCAGCCAGGCAGGCAGGCCGGCCGGCAGCGGCGGGGCGATGCGGGCCCGGCCCGCGGTGCGGCTGCTGCGGCTGGGCCGGCTGCCCTACGCGGAGTCGCTGGCGGCGCAGGAGCGCTGCGTGGGGCGGCAGCGGGCGGCGGGGCCGGGCGCGGCGGGCTGGCTGCTGCTCTCCGAGCCGGCGGGGCCCGTGTACACGCGCGGGCTGCGGGGCGGCCCCGACCCGGCGGCCGAGGAGCGGCGGCTGCGGGCGCTGGGCGCCGAGTTCCGGCGGGCGGCGCGCGGCGGGCTGCTCACCTTCCACGGCCCGGGCCAGCTGCTGGCCTACCCGGTGCTGGACCTGCGGCGCCTCGGCCTCTCGCTGCGCGCCTACGTGGGGGCGCTGGAGGCCGCGGCGCTGGGCCTCTGCCGCCGCCTGGGCCTGCCCGCCGCGCGCGCCCTGCCGCCGCCCTACACCGGCGTGTGGCTGCGGGGCCGCAAGCTCTGCGCCGTGGgtgagcgccgggccgggccgggaggcggggggctgggagaagtGCGGGGTTCGGGGGGTCCCGGGGCAGGAAGGGAGTGAGGGGAACACGTGGGGCTCGGGGTCCCTGGGGAGGAGGCaagaagaggggtggggggcaggataggggttgggggatgtggggggctcgGGGTTCCTGGGGAGGAGGCaagaagaggggtgcaggggaaatggggggcaggagagaggtggggatgtggggggctcagggtccctggggaggaggcaggaagaggGTGGGGGCAaaatggggggcaggagagaggtgggggttggggtatgtTGGGGGCTCAGGGTCCCTGGGGAGGAGACAGGAAGAGGGTTGCAGGGGAAATGGGGGTAGCAGTTGTGGGATGCCGGGGCTCAGGGGGTCCCTGAGGAGAaggcaggaggggtgaggaggtCATGGGGGGCAGCAGAGAGGTAGAGGATCAGGGGACAAGTGGAGACTTGGGGAGCTCCTGGGAAGTTGGCAGGAGATGGGGCTGAGCGGCCTTGAGTGAGTTAAGAGTAGTTTCAGGTTTTGaacctgccccaggccccaccagTGTTCGTGGTTTTATGATCACAAGCCCTGATGCTGCAACGAACCGCACAGACTCCAGTGGGGCTCAGCACGGATGCAGGGATCCACCCATGGGGTTTTCagtgcaggatcaaggccatgCTTTTCTGCTTCGCCTGGTCTGTTCTAATGcaagggtctcaaactcaaatgaccacgagggccacatgaggactagtacattggcccgagggccgcatttactgacaccccgccccccctgccgccctcggccccgcccccactccaccccttccacgaggccccgcccctgccctgcctcttcccaccccttccctgcccccattccaaccccttccctgaaatccccaccccaactctgctccctccctgccccaggggtgtggcgggggctcagggcagggagttggggtgtggggtgcaggaggggtgaggggtgcggcaggggatcAGGGTgaagggtgaggcagggggctcagggcagggggttcggctgcaggaaggGTCCGGGGGTTGGGCTCTGGCctgacgcgcaccgggggcagggcaggttccctgcctgcctgccttcctgtcctgcccccgcGTCGCTCCGGGAAGCGGATGGAacttggggaaggaggggcgcaggggtgtgtgtggctgttgcttcgggcaccgcccccagcagctcccattggcagggccggctctggcttttttgccgccccaggcaaaaaagcctcccgccgccccccgcccccccccgcaggggagggcggcgagc
The Emys orbicularis isolate rEmyOrb1 chromosome 1, rEmyOrb1.hap1, whole genome shotgun sequence DNA segment above includes these coding regions:
- the LIPT2 gene encoding octanoyl-[acyl-carrier-protein]:protein N-octanoyltransferase LIPT2, mitochondrial, which translates into the protein MRARPAVRLLRLGRLPYAESLAAQERCVGRQRAAGPGAAGWLLLSEPAGPVYTRGLRGGPDPAAEERRLRALGAEFRRAARGGLLTFHGPGQLLAYPVLDLRRLGLSLRAYVGALEAAALGLCRRLGLPAARALPPPYTGVWLRGRKLCAVGVHCGRHITSHGLALNCCTDLTWFDHIVPCGLEGTGVTSLSEELQRHVTVDEITEPFLDAFEEVFQCTLTSHEESIG